DNA from Rosa rugosa chromosome 6, drRosRugo1.1, whole genome shotgun sequence:
tcctcgaactgacctgtgggcagaagatgaaccaatcgctgaccgactggTAAGACACAAGCACACTAAGCACTTGTCagaaatttcttttcattctgtgCGACTCTGTAACAATCCTCATTTGCAGGTTCGCCACAGGTCTTTGAGACATgctgaagaaggatcttcaactgttggtgaaggcacatctgcttcccaagcTCCAGCGCCAACTGTTGTGAACCACTCTCCAACTCCTGCGGGCGCTGTAGATAACGCACAATTGGCCTTGATAccagtgcagatcatagatgacAGCTCCCCGGAGGCTGAAAATAGAGTACTGCCACTGGACGCCCCTCACGAGGAACCAAGCGACGTTCCTGTCCTGGAACAGATAGCGCCTGACTCGATTCCTGTTCCCAGCGAAGCTAGCCCAGAGACAATGCTCGCGATCATTGTGTATGAGCCCCCAATCGAAGAGGTATTCCCCCTAACCAACTATCTCATCATTATCTCCTGGTTCAAGTATTCTGATAATGTCTTCTTCCAGGTTCCGAACGTCGTTGGAACTGGGGACGATGTAATCGGagcagcagaagaagaagctgcTGAGCCTGTTCCTAACGTGGTTGATCAGGAACTTCctccccctgccccccaagtcgCTGAAGCTGAAGAATTGGAAGACCTTCCTGAACCAGCGCCGGAGGTACCTGAACCAGTGCCAGAAGTACCTATCGCTGAACCTCCTGAGGTCCCTGTCGCTGAGTCTCCTACTCCTTCTACTttggaaaggttagctcgtgtTCTTGAAGTGACCcccctggggtcgtagatgaagtcAGAGAaagccttcgccgcctcctgggccctgatatcttgattcctggtgcgccTGTGAGGGTCTTAGAATACTTGAGGGTGCTCctccgcgagggagccatcactgagGAACAATTCCAGGAAATCGATCAACTGTTGCAGGATCTTCCTCAAGGGCTCAACGAGCGGGCAGTCGCGAATGCGCAAGCCAGGCAGACCGAAATGCATTATCAGAACCTTAATCAGCAAACGGAGACCGCGCGCGACgtcttgggtgaccaagctaacctcatcagggacCTGACGCTTGAGaggaaccacttgaggtcccaAATTCAGGCCTTTCAAGCCCGGTTAACCGATGTTACTGCTATGCTCGTTCATGCAGAGCCTCAgttggaacaacccctcgctgctcTCGAGACGTTATCCCAAGAACTGGCTCAGGCACAcgtggcagcccaacaagccgcacaagctgctgcaGATGCCAGTTTTCGTTTGGATGAACTCTTCCTTCGCCTGACTCATGCAGGCCGAAGACTTTTGGGCCCCTAGAGTTAGGCCCatattttgtatgaacaatattattattattattatcttaCTATTTAGCCCACTTTGCTTGGCCCAACTAATAACTTATTCTCTCAAACGGTTCAACGCTTTAGATTGCCTTTATTGCTTTAAAACcgtttgaaaagattgaaaagataatctcgaaatggagcagttacctccttggagactgccccgtctcccacgcgctttcaattaccttcatttccgagatcttcgCATTTAACCTTgttgatacgctcattgatgACAGTGAGAATATCACAACTGCCCATCGTACGGTTGAGGCCGCTGAGATTGGCGCTATAAATACCTGCATTCTGGGGAGATGGTAGACATAAACGCAATATGGCTTTCCCAGAAATAGTATCGcaatctctacttctctttcTCCAGATTCTAAAATCTTCTCCTCGCGATATCAGCCTTAGCCTCAAACCCCTAGGtcttatggcttaacctcaatacctgggtaggtcttatggcctaacctcaggtccaacctcatgtctttggtctctggaagtcaCGGTGAAACCCACCGGCTTCATTTAGACCAaagaacatgtggtgctcccGTAGCGGCGGAACCAGATTTTGAGGTGTCTCCTCTCTCAAACtgcccgcgtggagcaggaggaagaagggcggaagaccaatatgggtcgcctgttcttgctccgtcGCCTACTTCCAGGGTCTGACTGCGTGAtttatgtttttcccctggaggtagatgtggttgtgagttgcgcttctctgtgaagaccatctccatcccggaggataatCCTTCCCAAAaggttgcgatggattatttccttccttttggtccggtacagacggtagcggctgcaactcaaagcagaggaggcatgtgggtgaagagagggagagtaggaatgcccgagcacagcccctttgctgccacaagatccagaaactctcagtagatctgtaactttatggttttttactctaagccacttctggccttgtaaaccgcagatgtgattattttgatttgcactttgtactgcttctggccgcaaagccactttatgaatgaaagtttttaacactttttgcaaatcaaagtataaaataaggcctcaggtataggccattacatgcattcttaacaccataatgtcaaagaaaagaaacattgaaattgaaaattattgaacgaaaagcctcaaataaggcctaaatgtacagagtgttgccccctagtatgcgtaggtgaagcaagtacaggatactaaggccacaagaaaggcctgaatatggatgaagcgaacctggggagactaaggctgcccccctgtctgagaagaaggttgatcTGGTGGATcgtcaaactcccaaacactagggtagtatttcttcaggaaacgcccgttaatgggatggcggtggaggtcgccatccaaatctttgaggtgaaaggccccgcgctccagaatgcgatgaacaacgaaaggtccttcccatcgcggagtccatttaccgcgaccggtcaacttctcgccaaaaggcaaaacagccttccaaaccaaatcaccctctttgtaactacggccacgtgtcctcttatcataggcgcgagcaatcctttgcttttccgagaccaagttgtccaaagctgccaagcgttgctcgctgagatcttcgtgttcttgccacatcgcctgaacataatcttccccgatcaaatggtgctgatcttggacgcgcagagACTGGACGTTGATTTCCAACGGTAAGATGGCATCATGACCGAACATTAGCGCATAGGGGGTCGTAGCAGTGGGATAtctcttggaggtacgataagcccataaggtctcatacaacgtattgtgccactgtctagggttttcaacaagcatcttcttgagcaaggtgataatgatcttgttactggcctccgcttgaccattggattgggcataataaggtgtgctgtggacgaactggatgcccaagtccgTGACCAGTTTCTCTACCTCGTCGCCTataaatgctgcccccctgtctgagaccaaaACTTCCGGAATGCcgaacctgcaaataatattctgaaaaataaactggcgaatggtagcgccggaagcttccttcaacggttcagcctcaacccacttcgtgaagaaatcagtggctacaatgatgaacttgtgctggagcgaggaatgagggtgaatcatcccaatcaagtccaaagcccagcctctggcaggccaaggtttaataataggttgcatgggaatattgggaatgtgctgcactggaccatgcgcctgacagtcttggcaacctttcgcgaacgcgatacagtccttcaaaatgctgggccaataatacccatgtcttctgataagccaacgcatcttggggcctgCCTGATGGGCTCCACAGACTCCTGTGTGCGCTTCGCGCATCAACCTCTTGGCTTCGCAGCCATAGACACAGCGaaagtctacgccatcttccccacgtcgtcgcagctcgtcaccCCTGAGAAAATAATTCAAGGAGAGAAATCGagtcttcctgtctgctgtagggTCTGGGTTCTTTAGGTAGTCAATCAATGGTATGcaccaatcgacgtcaataggctcgagaaccgcgacaactggatcatccggtgggtcaggccgcgcgagccacgaaggcagtgtgcggcgctcgaccttcaggatgcgctcgcgaactccatacttcaatgtaatgcctgtagccaattgggcgagctcattggccgcaaagttgcgctcgcggggtatgtgctccaaatccgcctcatcgaattgatccagaagctcaatggcgcgatgtAAATAGGGTGTAAGCAAAAGGCTTTCACACTTATACTTTCCTTGGAGCTGATTGATTATAAGCAAAGAGTCAccgtgtacctgaacgtccctgaCTCCTaactctagcagaacctctaggccaatgatcagggcctcatactcggcttgattgtttgtacatttgaactccaactggaaagaataagaaaaacgatcgcccgcGGGATTCTCCAagacaatccctgcccctgctaacgtttctgttcttgaaccatcaaagtacagtatccagggctgcaaggagactgtggcttgacaccgaatagcgtattctgggatgcgcgctaAATCTGGCCGAGTTATGGTGACAGCTGCTATTTCTAACTCCTTCACTATAGGGATGTCTAAGGTAGGGTGGTGGGCGAGGaaatctgcgatagcctgtccctttactgccCTTTGTGGCACATACTGTAGtgagaattcagataaagctaacacccatttgccaatgcggcctctcaAAATAGGTCGCGATAGCATGTATTTGACTAAGTCAGTCTGggcgatgatgcaagtggtaaaggacaacatgtagtggcgcagcttgcatgctgagaagtacaatgtgagacacaatttttccattggagtgtaccttgtctcgcagtctgtgagtgtcctactaagatagaatatagcatgttcgacaccatcctcatcgtcttgggcgagcaggctgccaatggaagcctcagctgctgaaatatatagttttaatgggaattcagccctaggaggaacgagcactggtggactcgccaggtaggccttgattttatcaaaagcctcttggtgtttatgcTCCCAGACGAACTCGCTCTGGCCCTGCAGCTTTagcagaggagagaaaggctggatcttacctgcagagttagagatgaagcgtctcaggaagttgattttaccaAGCAAGCGCTGTAGCTCTTTTTTCATGCGTGGCGGAGATACGTTGATAACTgcgctcgctttgtcttcagggacctcaattcccctctgatggacaatgaaccccagaaagtctcctgcttgaactccaaaaacgcacttagcaggattcattttaagtttgtgctgtcgcatgcgctcgaacaCTTTCCTGAGGTCTGTGATATGATCCCctcttttctgagatttgacaaccacgtcatcaatgtaaacctccaaaatctttccaaggatgtcatggaagatcaggttcatggctcgtTGGTAAGTCACGCCAGCGTTCTTCAGTccgaaaggcataaccacatattcaaaaacgcccgcgaacccagggcagcggaacgcggttttgtgtctgtcttcttctgcaaccggaatctggtgatatcctgcagtgccatccatgaaggacaatagttcatgtcgcgcaacggcgtcgaccaacatatccgcgaccggcatggggtagacatccttaggcgtagcagtattaaggtctctatAGTCCACGctgaccctcatcttgccattcttcttgcggacaggcactatgttagatagccactgattgtacttggctaccctgataatgcctgatttatgcattttttcaacctcctccttgacgaggatttgagtctctgaattcattcttcgcggctcttgtttcacaggcctcttgtcagggagtgttggtagctgatggcagaccaagtccggtgacaggccaggcatatcctcatacttttccgcaaagcagtccttgaattctagtaataagtcaataagcctctgtttctcgctaggctctaagtaagcgctgatagccacttccataggctcatctgctgttccgagattgactttctcggtaggatctctgaccttaggaggcgtgtcgtccaacgctgccggagcgagctggaCTTCTACCTCATCCTcatgttcctgatcagagagtccCTCTTCAACGATTTCCAAAGTCGCGATTTGCTCGTAGGCCTCTTTCtccactagatatgatgataatctttcatgcagcgagtggagggcctctatcccttcctctggaaggtcgtaatccattaatcgttcaagggtttaggcacagcgtggccaggcctttctaagccttcttttgcgagcgtaagcccccactgtgccagttcagaggccgtcacccctgtggggcggcctttgttatcgatgccactgacttgcaatggagcgataggctccaagtagtacctggcatctacatagtttgcggatactgggaaaggacgagggtccgctttgatcacctcagctttgtctgtttccctgttccacataataagttcctgatggagggttgacggaacacagtagctccggtgaatccaatCTCTGCCCAGGATagcgctgtaggccgcatagaagtctgtcacaaagaaagcataaactccctctgctggacctaccttgatgcgcaagaaaagcaatcccaaggtctttgttacagtccccgcgaagttcttgagagtgagGGACGTGGACTGGATTTTCTCCTTCTTGATCCCTAGCAggtgcatggtcctggtagtaatgacattaacagcagctccggtatcaaccatgatcttgcttactttggtaccgccaatgtccgccgtgatgtataaaggtctcatgtgctggaccat
Protein-coding regions in this window:
- the LOC133717020 gene encoding uncharacterized protein LOC133717020, with the translated sequence MIEPGDKESSSDDDDMQTVRHRSLRHAEEGSSTVGEGTSASQAPAPTVVNHSPTPAGAVDNAQLALIPVQIIDDSSPEAENRVLPLDAPHEEPSDVPVLEQIAPDSIPVPSEASPETMLAIIVYEPPIEEVPNVVGTGDDVIGAAEEEAAEPVPNVVDQELPPPAPQVAEAEELEDLPEPAPEVPEPVPEVPIAEPPEVPVAESPTPSTLERVLEYLRVLLREGAITEEQFQEIDQLLQDLPQGLNERAVANAQARQTEMHYQNLNQQTETARDVLGDQANLIRDLTLERNHLRSQIQAFQARLTDVTAMLVHAEPQLEQPLAALETLSQELAQAHVAAQQAAQAAADASFRLDELFLRLTHAGRRLLGP